One Amycolatopsis sp. NBC_00355 genomic window carries:
- a CDS encoding LysR family transcriptional regulator, producing the protein MQQPETRELAYFVAVAEERHFGRAAQRLGMAQPPLSRAIQQLERRLGVALLERTSRGVNLTAAGAVFLAESHKALDAVAAAVRRAQRAGEDVPKLLVATKPDGDAGLLERILPRYRRDPDAVEVEVVVCGIGEQTPMLRDGRVDLAFVHPAHDDLAGFDTELLLTQDQVAVLHRGHRLAGRSALVLADLDGEPFPRWPGTDKTTSGPDVRDSGQLMQLIALGQAVAVLPASVRRHAWADVVCVPVLDAPQSSIVLAWPDRTRSRAVAAFVRASTEAATVTA; encoded by the coding sequence ATGCAGCAACCGGAAACGCGGGAGCTCGCCTACTTCGTGGCCGTCGCCGAGGAACGGCACTTCGGCCGCGCGGCCCAGCGGCTCGGCATGGCGCAACCGCCCCTGTCGCGCGCCATCCAGCAGCTCGAACGACGGCTGGGCGTGGCGCTGCTGGAACGCACCAGCCGCGGGGTGAACCTGACCGCCGCCGGCGCGGTTTTCCTTGCGGAGAGCCACAAAGCGCTCGACGCCGTCGCCGCCGCGGTGCGCCGGGCGCAGCGGGCCGGCGAGGACGTCCCGAAGCTGCTCGTGGCGACAAAACCCGACGGTGACGCCGGTCTGCTCGAGCGGATCCTGCCCCGGTACCGGCGGGACCCGGACGCCGTCGAGGTCGAGGTGGTCGTCTGCGGGATCGGCGAGCAGACGCCGATGCTGCGCGACGGGCGCGTCGACCTCGCGTTCGTGCACCCGGCGCACGACGACCTCGCCGGGTTCGACACCGAGCTGCTGCTGACCCAGGACCAGGTGGCGGTCCTGCACCGCGGCCACCGGCTGGCCGGGCGCAGCGCCCTGGTGCTCGCCGACCTCGACGGCGAGCCATTCCCCCGCTGGCCGGGGACGGACAAGACGACGAGCGGCCCCGACGTGCGGGACTCCGGGCAGCTGATGCAGCTGATCGCGCTGGGTCAGGCGGTCGCCGTGCTCCCGGCGTCGGTCCGGCGCCACGCCTGGGCGGACGTCGTGTGCGTGCCGGTGCTCGACGCGCCGCAGAGCTCGATCGTGCTGGCCTGGCCCGACCGGACGCGGTCGCGGGCGGTGGCCGCGTTCGTCCGGGCGAGCACCGAGGCCGCGACCGTGACGGCCTAG
- a CDS encoding TIGR00730 family Rossman fold protein, whose protein sequence is MSRICVFCGSSMGFSPRYAEQAAALGKLLAQRGIGLVYGGASVGTMGVVADAALAAGGEVIGVIPEALSSVEISHAGLSELHVVKDMHERKAKMAALSDGFLALPGGAGTLEELFEVWTWAQLGLHTKPIGLVDVDGYYAPLLAFADHMVTEGFVKADYRQLLLTDADPAVLLDKFATYEPPAPPKWAAGPPGI, encoded by the coding sequence ATGAGCCGGATCTGTGTTTTCTGCGGCTCGTCGATGGGTTTCTCGCCGCGCTACGCCGAGCAGGCGGCCGCCCTCGGCAAACTGCTGGCCCAGCGCGGCATCGGGCTGGTCTACGGCGGCGCGAGCGTCGGCACCATGGGCGTGGTCGCCGACGCGGCGCTCGCCGCGGGCGGCGAGGTGATCGGCGTGATCCCGGAGGCGCTCTCTTCGGTCGAGATCTCGCACGCGGGGCTCTCGGAACTGCACGTCGTGAAGGACATGCACGAGCGCAAGGCGAAGATGGCGGCCCTGTCGGACGGCTTCCTGGCCCTGCCCGGCGGCGCCGGGACGCTGGAGGAGCTGTTCGAGGTCTGGACGTGGGCCCAGCTCGGCCTGCACACCAAGCCGATCGGCCTGGTCGACGTCGACGGCTACTACGCCCCGCTGCTGGCCTTCGCCGACCACATGGTGACGGAAGGGTTCGTCAAGGCGGACTACCGGCAGCTGCTGCTGACGGACGCCGACCCGGCGGTGCTGCTCGACAAGTTCGCGACGTACGAGCCGCCGGCCCCGCCGAAGTGGGCCGCGGGACCGCCGGGCATCTAG
- a CDS encoding glycoside hydrolase family 9 protein codes for MRVDQVGYALGEAKHAYLLGGAQGTFTVVDDHGRTVRQGRIGPVSARGMTATKPFSTSTCPLWTYRVTAAGATSPPFRIDTARRLDRKPSHLADCRGTVYAEPKFAGEGGDEIVEPLTPLGGRVDVEGGWVDAGDFVKFTSNGVLPGRAGFRAARRPGPSAGEGGTPLSPNLAGRVAAAFALGAQARTSDVGELVTAFPHAYYPESSWEGDLELGATQLALAARELDDPRATGWARDAAKWAKTYIAGDGKSTLNLYDTSALAHADLAGLLRTGVSGAALGVRELAADPRRQLDTGVERAGQSPFRTAVDVTDFDAAGKSFGFAATARLYQRVTGDPRYAAFGARQRDFTLGANAWGVSLVVGVGATFPRCPHHQAANLAGPSKVLYGAVVNGPNGADNFADLPFPAGAKECTRPDESFNGQGSRYADDPSSWPSNEPAIDFTSTALLAFSLAGTS; via the coding sequence GTGCGTGTCGACCAGGTCGGTTACGCGCTCGGCGAGGCGAAGCACGCATACCTGCTCGGTGGCGCGCAAGGAACGTTCACGGTCGTCGACGACCACGGCCGAACTGTCCGCCAGGGCCGCATCGGGCCAGTCTCGGCGCGTGGAATGACCGCTACAAAACCGTTTTCGACCTCGACCTGTCCACTGTGGACCTACCGGGTCACGGCCGCGGGGGCGACGTCGCCGCCGTTCCGGATCGACACCGCGCGACGCCTGGACCGCAAACCCTCGCACCTGGCCGACTGCCGGGGCACCGTCTACGCCGAGCCGAAGTTCGCCGGTGAGGGCGGCGACGAAATCGTCGAACCGCTGACGCCGCTGGGCGGCCGGGTCGACGTCGAAGGCGGCTGGGTCGACGCCGGCGACTTCGTGAAGTTCACCTCCAACGGCGTACTCCCTGGCCGAGCTGGGTTTCGTGCTGCGCGACGACCCGGACCAAGTGCTGGCGAAGGAGGCACCCCGCTCAGCCCGAACCTCGCCGGCCGTGTCGCCGCCGCGTTCGCGCTCGGCGCGCAGGCCAGGACGTCGGACGTCGGCGAGCTCGTCACGGCCTTCCCGCACGCCTACTACCCCGAGTCGTCCTGGGAGGGCGACCTCGAACTCGGCGCGACGCAGCTCGCGCTCGCGGCCCGCGAGCTGGACGACCCGCGCGCGACCGGCTGGGCCCGCGACGCCGCGAAGTGGGCGAAGACCTACATCGCCGGCGACGGCAAGAGCACGCTGAACCTCTACGACACCAGCGCGCTCGCCCACGCCGACCTCGCCGGGCTGCTGCGCACCGGTGTCTCCGGGGCCGCGCTCGGCGTCCGGGAACTGGCCGCCGACCCGCGCCGCCAGCTCGATACCGGAGTGGAAAGGGCCGGGCAGAGTCCATTCCGGACGGCCGTCGACGTCACCGATTTCGACGCCGCCGGCAAGAGCTTCGGCTTCGCCGCGACCGCCCGGCTCTACCAGCGCGTCACCGGCGACCCCCGCTACGCGGCGTTCGGCGCACGCCAACGGGACTTCACCCTCGGGGCCAACGCCTGGGGCGTGTCGCTCGTGGTCGGCGTCGGCGCCACGTTCCCGCGGTGCCCGCACCACCAGGCCGCGAACCTCGCCGGACCTTCGAAAGTGCTGTACGGCGCGGTCGTGAATGGACCCAACGGCGCGGACAACTTCGCCGATCTGCCGTTCCCCGCGGGCGCGAAGGAATGCACCCGTCCGGATGAATCCTTCAACGGGCAGGGATCCCGTTACGCCGACGACCCGAGTTCATGGCCCAGTAACGAGCCGGCCATCGACTTCACCTCCACGGCGCTGCTCGCATTTTCGCTCGCGGGGACGTCGTAG
- a CDS encoding TIGR00730 family Rossman fold protein, protein MSEQSEFPDGQYPERPVERQKGPVVLRGDRRDQGSTTDQRLLDSRGPSDWVHTDPWRVLRIQAEFVEGFGALAEVPRAVTVFGSARTKRDHPEYELGRKIGEALANAGFAVMTGGGPGAMEAVNRGAAEAGGFSVGLGIELPFEQGLNPWVDLGVNFRYFFARKTMFIKYSQAFICLPGGFGTLDELFEALTLVQTKKVTKFPVVLFGSEYWGGLYDWIAKTVQAEGKVSAHDLDLLHVTDDIDDAVRVVQDSYQAWEDTH, encoded by the coding sequence GTGAGCGAACAGTCTGAATTCCCCGACGGCCAGTACCCCGAGCGTCCGGTCGAGCGCCAGAAGGGCCCCGTGGTCCTGCGTGGCGACCGCCGTGACCAGGGCAGCACGACCGACCAGCGGCTGCTCGACTCGCGCGGGCCCAGCGACTGGGTGCACACCGACCCGTGGCGGGTGCTGCGGATCCAGGCCGAGTTCGTCGAGGGTTTCGGCGCGCTCGCCGAGGTCCCGCGCGCGGTCACGGTGTTCGGCTCGGCGCGCACCAAGCGCGATCACCCGGAGTACGAGCTCGGCCGCAAGATCGGCGAGGCGCTGGCCAACGCCGGGTTCGCCGTGATGACCGGCGGCGGCCCGGGCGCGATGGAGGCGGTCAACCGCGGTGCGGCCGAGGCCGGCGGCTTCTCGGTCGGGCTCGGCATCGAGCTGCCGTTCGAGCAGGGCCTGAACCCGTGGGTCGATCTCGGCGTCAACTTCCGCTACTTCTTCGCCCGCAAGACGATGTTCATCAAGTATTCGCAGGCCTTCATCTGCCTGCCCGGCGGCTTCGGCACGCTCGACGAGCTGTTCGAGGCGCTGACCCTGGTGCAGACGAAGAAGGTCACGAAGTTCCCGGTCGTGCTGTTCGGCAGCGAGTACTGGGGCGGGCTCTACGACTGGATCGCCAAGACCGTGCAGGCCGAGGGCAAGGTCAGCGCGCACGACCTGGACCTGCTGCACGTCACCGACGACATCGACGACGCCGTCCGCGTGGTGCAGGACTCGTACCAGGCCTGGGAGGACACCCACTGA